A window of the Isosphaera pallida ATCC 43644 genome harbors these coding sequences:
- a CDS encoding glycosyltransferase family 39 protein, with the protein MVPADVAAHFNDVPPRLHPASRIAAILAVTLAIGATAWQSIRSPVFGRDGIRYVAQARSIAAGDWSILAKGIDHPGHPLAIAVAHLLRNAGDSPESWQRSARWASLAAAFWLWPSFWAFAAVSFGHRAATLSCLLAALAAPLAPKLVGDGLSESWLLALALTGFAAIAQFLKAGSLPWLVVGLTAAGGAYLVRPEGMLIPLALALTLMTSLLIRSGRRNLPYSQLRVALVVLVALPMLICGPLIILKGGIGTKMSIGRLVGTTAPASPWAIERHRPLDPDEPAWKIWGLAAKDMFQSFREVTPGPLVALAALAGVGILRGGSRRGLDHLFGAIALALSALALIRLNAVAGYCEPRHTVLPALLTLAASGRGLEMLARGFAARLTRSNRRTDVVALVVVCLILMGLTLRAWPETCRRFHEDLLGYRQAGEWLAERVAPGETTLDLTGIALFFGGLPGDDAATFQQGLENPHARWLVARPSHVEGPWPYCAAIRQRLEGRRPVASFPLGSVSARDSDTNPPPQSRRRRHRRVEPSRVDVYDLMTPPSTAEPGRGSAMAERPDLFRLVK; encoded by the coding sequence TGGTCCCAGCCGACGTCGCCGCCCACTTCAACGACGTGCCACCCCGCCTCCACCCCGCCTCCCGAATCGCCGCGATTCTCGCGGTGACGCTGGCGATTGGCGCGACGGCTTGGCAATCGATCCGTTCACCGGTCTTCGGACGCGACGGCATCCGCTACGTCGCCCAAGCGCGATCGATCGCCGCGGGGGACTGGTCGATTCTGGCCAAAGGGATCGACCACCCGGGACATCCTCTGGCCATCGCCGTCGCCCATTTGCTACGCAACGCGGGTGACTCGCCCGAGAGTTGGCAGCGCTCGGCCCGTTGGGCGTCGCTGGCGGCCGCGTTCTGGCTTTGGCCCTCGTTTTGGGCGTTCGCGGCAGTCTCGTTCGGCCACCGGGCCGCGACCCTCTCTTGCCTTCTAGCCGCTTTGGCCGCCCCTCTTGCTCCCAAACTGGTGGGGGACGGCCTGAGCGAATCGTGGCTGTTGGCCCTGGCGTTGACCGGGTTCGCTGCGATCGCGCAGTTTCTCAAGGCCGGCAGTCTGCCTTGGTTGGTCGTCGGGTTGACCGCCGCGGGTGGAGCCTATCTGGTACGCCCAGAGGGGATGCTGATTCCTCTGGCCCTGGCCCTCACCTTGATGACATCCCTCCTGATCCGCTCGGGCCGACGCAACCTCCCATACAGCCAACTGCGCGTGGCGCTCGTGGTGTTGGTGGCTCTGCCTATGTTGATCTGCGGTCCGCTCATCATCCTCAAAGGCGGAATCGGCACCAAGATGTCGATCGGTCGGTTGGTGGGAACCACCGCTCCGGCCTCGCCTTGGGCCATCGAACGCCATCGACCACTTGACCCCGACGAACCAGCTTGGAAGATTTGGGGTTTAGCGGCTAAAGATATGTTTCAATCCTTTCGTGAAGTGACGCCTGGTCCTCTGGTGGCGCTTGCAGCTCTGGCCGGCGTCGGCATCCTCAGGGGAGGTTCTCGACGGGGGCTTGATCATCTTTTCGGCGCGATCGCTTTGGCGCTTTCGGCGTTGGCTCTAATCCGTCTCAATGCCGTGGCGGGGTATTGCGAGCCGCGTCACACCGTGTTGCCCGCCTTGCTGACGTTGGCGGCCTCGGGACGAGGTCTGGAGATGCTAGCGCGCGGGTTCGCCGCTCGCTTAACCCGTTCGAACCGCCGTACCGACGTCGTCGCGTTGGTGGTAGTATGCCTGATTCTCATGGGGTTAACTTTGCGCGCCTGGCCCGAGACCTGCCGGCGGTTCCATGAGGATTTGCTGGGCTATCGCCAAGCGGGCGAGTGGTTGGCCGAGCGAGTCGCTCCTGGTGAAACGACCCTAGACTTGACCGGCATCGCATTGTTCTTTGGCGGCTTGCCCGGCGACGACGCGGCTACTTTCCAACAAGGGTTGGAAAATCCCCACGCCCGTTGGTTGGTCGCCCGACCTTCGCACGTCGAAGGACCGTGGCCTTATTGCGCGGCGATTCGTCAACGTCTTGAAGGACGCCGTCCCGTCGCCTCGTTCCCGCTCGGGTCAGTCTCGGCCCGCGACTCGGACACCAACCCACCGCCTCAATCTCGGCGTCGCCGTCATCGTCGGGTCGAGCCCTCACGGGTCGATGTGTACGACTTAATGACGCCGCCCTCGACAGCTGAACCAGGACGGGGCAGCGCGATGGCCGAACGTCCCGACTTGTTCCGACTCGTCAAGTGA
- a CDS encoding VWA domain-containing protein has protein sequence MATSSSSLFDPEQLRRWRLILGKESQASLEAMGPGACLSGMDAEMDQALSAIYDETGDLESGSGQRSAGLGGSAPRLAKWLGDIRAYFKEDVVSVIQADAIERKGLKQLLFEPEMLKSVQPNVQLVGTLMSLRGRIPERSKETARMVVRAVVEEIKKKFEQSIRQAVMGALNRKEHTPMPSASAIDWKWTIGRNLKNYNPDLATIIPERVYFYSRARKSNAWTVIVDMDQSGSMADSVVYGAVTGSIFASLPALDTHVIAFDTEVVDLTEQCGNDPVEMLFGVQLGGGTNINKSVAYCEQFINEPKKTILLLITDLFEGGNEAQLVRRLGEMVASGVKVICLLALSDSGVPSYDERLARKLSALKIPCFGCTPNRLPELIDAALRGGDLTKLATSSTISKQ, from the coding sequence ATGGCTACCTCATCCTCATCGTTGTTCGATCCCGAACAACTGCGTCGCTGGCGTTTGATTCTGGGCAAGGAGTCGCAAGCATCGCTGGAAGCAATGGGTCCAGGCGCGTGTCTGAGCGGGATGGACGCCGAGATGGACCAGGCGCTCAGTGCGATTTACGACGAAACCGGCGATCTCGAATCCGGCTCGGGCCAACGTTCCGCCGGTCTAGGCGGCTCGGCCCCCCGCTTGGCCAAGTGGTTGGGCGACATTCGCGCCTACTTCAAGGAGGATGTCGTCTCGGTCATTCAGGCCGACGCCATTGAACGCAAGGGACTCAAGCAACTGCTATTTGAACCCGAAATGCTCAAAAGCGTGCAGCCGAACGTCCAACTCGTCGGCACCCTCATGTCGCTGAGGGGACGCATCCCCGAACGCTCCAAAGAGACCGCCCGCATGGTCGTCCGCGCGGTCGTCGAGGAGATCAAGAAAAAGTTCGAGCAGTCGATCCGTCAAGCGGTCATGGGCGCGCTCAACCGCAAGGAACACACTCCCATGCCCAGCGCCTCGGCGATCGACTGGAAATGGACGATTGGCCGCAACCTCAAGAACTACAACCCCGACCTCGCCACCATCATCCCCGAACGAGTCTACTTCTATTCGCGCGCTCGGAAGTCCAACGCCTGGACCGTGATCGTCGATATGGACCAAAGCGGCTCGATGGCCGACTCAGTGGTGTACGGCGCGGTCACTGGCTCGATCTTCGCCAGTTTGCCAGCGCTCGACACCCATGTGATCGCCTTCGACACCGAGGTGGTCGATCTCACCGAGCAATGCGGCAACGACCCGGTGGAGATGCTCTTCGGCGTCCAACTCGGCGGCGGGACCAACATCAACAAGTCGGTCGCCTATTGCGAGCAGTTCATCAACGAACCCAAGAAAACCATCCTTCTGCTCATCACTGATCTCTTTGAAGGCGGCAACGAAGCGCAACTGGTCCGTCGTCTGGGCGAAATGGTCGCGTCCGGTGTCAAGGTGATTTGTTTGCTCGCGTTGTCGGATTCCGGCGTTCCCAGCTACGATGAGCGACTGGCTCGCAAGCTCTCGGCGTTGAAGATTCCCTGCTTTGGCTGCACCCCCAATCGTCTGCCTGAATTGATCGACGCGGCGCTTCGGGGCGGCGATCTCACCAAGCTGGCGACCTCCTCCACGATATCCAAACAATGA